From a single Rutidosis leptorrhynchoides isolate AG116_Rl617_1_P2 chromosome 5, CSIRO_AGI_Rlap_v1, whole genome shotgun sequence genomic region:
- the LOC139847930 gene encoding protein HOTHEAD-like encodes MLFQGYASAQSDPSYTFMHQARTAPTVSYYDYIIIGGGTAGCPLAATLSQKASVLLLERGGSPYGNTNITDLAAFGAALSDLSPSSPSQRFVSEDGVVSARARVLGGGSCLNAGFYSRAGPEYVRLAGWDAKLVNESYQWVEKVVAFEPPLKQWQTAVRDGLVEVGVRPYNGFTYDHMYGTKVGGTIFDHDGHRHTAADLLRYANASGLTVLLHAPVHQILFARRGTVNSTMPKARGVLFSDANGLAHRAYLRRGTNNEIIVSSGALGSPQLLMLSGIGPRRQLRAHNITIILNQPMVGLGMSDNPMNAVFIPSPNPVEVSLIQVVGITHNGTYIEAACGENFASGTRTRDFGMFSPKIGQLSTLPPKQRTQEAIEKAIEDMKALPQSAFMGGFILEKIMGPISTGHLELTSRSPNDNPSVTFNYFKDPRDLQRCVDGIKIIEKVIGSNSFASFRYNDYSIVNLLNMTASSPVNLLPKHANASKSLEQFCKDTVMTIWHYHGGCQVDRVVDRDYKVIGVNSLRVIDGSTFRNSPGTNPQATVMMLGRYMGVKLMRERLMSEGQE; translated from the exons ATGCTATTTCAAGGATACGCTTCTGCTCAAAGTG ATCCAAGTTACACATTCATGCATCAAGCAAGAACTGCTCCAACTGTATCATACTACGATTATATCATCATTGGTGGCGGCACCGCTGGCTGTCCATTAGCCGCCACCCTCTCACAAAAGGCCTCGGTACTCCTCCTGGAACGTGGCGGTTCGCCGTACGGAAACACCAACATTACAGACTTAGCCGCATTCGGAGCCGCTCTATCCGACCTCTCCCCATCTTCACCTTCCCAACGCTTTGTCTCTGAGGACGGTGTTGTTAGTGCCCGTGCTCGCGTACTTGGTGGTGGAAGTTGCTTGAATGCGGGCTTTTATTCTCGTGCGGGGCCGGAATATGTTCGACTTGCGGGTTGGGATGCAAAGTTGGTTAACGAGTCGTATCAATGGGTGGAGAAAGTGGTGGCGTTTGAGCCGCCGTTGAAGCAATGGCAAACCGCGGTGAGAGATGGGTTAGTGGAGGTTGGTGTTAGGCCGTATAATggttttacctatgatcatatgTATGGTACAAAAGTTGGTGGTACAATTTTTGATCACGATGGACATAGACATACCGCTGCCGATTTGCTTCGTTACGCTAACGCAAGTGGTCTCACTGTGTTACTACATGCACCCGTTCACCAAATACTATTCGCTAGACGAGGTACGG TAAATTCAACTATGCCCAAGGCTCGTGGGGTACTCTTTTCGGATGCAAATGGATTGGCCCATCGGGCTTACTTAAGAAGAGGGACTAACAATGAGATTATAGTGTCCTCAGGGGCTCTTGGAAGCCCACAACTATTAATGTTAAGTGGGATTGGTCCAAGAAGACAACTAAGGGCccataatataacaattatattgaaCCAGCCCATGGTGGGGCTTGGAATGTCGGATAACCCAATGAATGCAGTATTCATCCCCTCCCCTAACCCGGTTGAGGTTTCGCTCATCCAAGTCGTGGGCATCACTCATAACGGAACCTATATCGAGGCTGCTTGTGGTGAAAACTTTGCTAGTGGAACTCGAACTAGAGATTTTGGAATGTTTTCACCAAAG ATTGGACAACTCTCAACATTGCCACCTAAACAAAGGACTCAAGAAGCGATAGAAAAAGCGATAGAGGACATGAAAGCTCTCCCACAAAGTGCTTTCATGGGCGGGTTTATTCTCGAGAAGATCATGGGCCCAATTTCCACGGGCCATCTCGAACTTACATCTCGTAGCCCAAATGATAATCCATCGGTTACATTCAATTACTTTAAAGACCCTCGCGACTTACAAAGATGTGTTGATGGGATTAAAATCATTGAGAAAGTGATCGGATCAAATTCATTTGCATCATTTCGATATAATGATTACTCTATTGTAAATCTTCTTAACATGACGGCCAGCTCACCTGTAAATTTATTGCCTAAGCATGCTAATGCATCAAAATCATTAGAACAATTTTGTAAGGATACCGTGATGACCATTTGGCACTATCACGGTGGATGTCAAGTTGATAGAGTTGTTGATCGCGATTATAAGGTTATTGGTGTCAATTCTCTTAGGGTCATTGATGGCTCAACTTTCCGAAATTCACCGGGAACTAATCCTCAAGCTACCGTTATGATGCTTGGAAG GTACATGGGTGTTAAATTGATGCGCGAAAGGCTTATGAGTGAAGGACAAGAGTGA
- the LOC139848133 gene encoding uncharacterized protein isoform X1 encodes MSSPCIKELSRACFRRCCPTPLQGLPEKRTPEQTRSPSRYDFITATAFSLQPNAQFTDHESLPGLDWSFSNMKKAYPNYLETERADRIRNQEYGHLNSSKRVCLDYTGHGLFSYTQQLHSNAPFFNIIYKSVNLYTQITHGAQEQEFETVIKERIFRYMNISSDDYSLVFTANQSSAFKVLADSYPFHANRNLLTVYDHENEAVQTMIDSCRKRSGRVDTAVFSWPNMRIQSKRLRKSIVNKNKKKKKKRGLFVFPLQSKVTGSSYSYLWMSLAQENGWHICLDANGLGAKDMETLGLSLFQPDFLICSFYKVFGENPSGFGCLFIKKSRSSVLKNTAPSTDLVNIVQASNQPLFLQQSGSQEKGKNQDLEIKSISSITSSSTYNQEMFEIQEIGEEKKELSFSEVLKRDRFFDMAESRNNEASSSGVNSDIEFRGLDHADSIGLVLISTRVRYLVNWLVNAFGSLKHPHSENGVHLVKIYGPKVRVDRGPVVAFNVFDWKGAKIEPMLVQKLADRHNISLSYATLKHITFVDKSIEERERLVQNEGLNSPLNKKKEKLDLGVPVIMATFNFLTNFEDVYRLWAFVSRFLDADFVEKERWRYMALNQTTVEV; translated from the coding sequence ATGAGTTCACCTTGTATCAAGGAACTCTCAAGAGCCTGTTTTCGACGTTGTTGCCCGACTCCATTACAAGGGCTGCCCGAAAAACGGACTCCCGAACAAACACGAAGTCCGTCCAGGTACGATTTCATTACTGCAACTGCTTTTTCGCTTCAACCGAATGCTCAATTTACAGACCATGAATCATTACCGGGCCTCGATTGGTCGTTTTCCAACATGAAAAAGGCGTACCCTAACTACTTAGAAACTGAACGGGCTGACCGAATCAGAAATCAAGAATACGGTCACCTGAATTCGTCGAAACGTGTATGTCTTGATTACACGGGTCATGGGCTGTTTTCGTATACCCAACAGTTGCATTCTAATGCGCCTTTTTTCAACATTATATATAAATCGGTGAATTTGTATACACAGATTACACATGGTGCTCAAGAACAAGAATTTGAAACTGTTATTAAAGAAAGAATCTTTCGATACATGAACATTTCATCAGACGATTACTCATTAGTTTTTACAGCTAACCAATCATCTGCATTCAAAGTGTTGGCAGATTCTTATCCTTTTCATGCAAACAGAAATCTTTTGACTGTTTATGATCATGAAAACGAAGCTGTTCAAACCATGATTGATAGCTGCAGGAAAAGATCTGGGCGGGTGGATACAGCTGTGTTTTCATGGCCTAACATGAGAATTCAATCAAAAAGATTAAGGAAATCGATTGTTAACAagaacaaaaagaaaaagaaaaaaagaggACTTTTTGTTTTCCCGCTTCAGTCTAAGGTAACAGGATCGAGTTATTCGTATCTTTGGATGAGTTTGGCTCAAGAAAACGGGTGGCACATTTGTCTTGACGCAAACGGGTTAGGAGCCAAAGATATGGAGACATTGGGCCTATCTCTTTTTCAGCCCGATTTCCTTATTTGTTCATTCTACAAGGTTTTTGGAGAAAACCCGTCAGGATTCGGTTGTCTTTTTATTAAAAAATCGAGATCATCAGTGCTTAAAAACACTGCACCAAGCACGGATTTAGTTAATATCGTTCAGGCTTCGAACCAGCCTTTATTTCTACAACAATCAGGAAGTCAAGAAAAGGGGAAAAATCAAGACTTGGAAATAAAAAGCATTAGCTCGATCACATCATCATCAACATACAATCAAGAGATGTTTGAAATACAAGAAATTGGTGAAGAAAAAAAAGAATTATCATTTTCTGAAGTCTTGAAACGGGACAGGTTCTTCGACATGGCTGAATCAAGAAACAACGAAGCAAGCAGCAGTGGGGTCAACTCAGATATCGAGTTTCGTGGATTGGATCATGCAGATTCAATAGGTTTGGTACTGATTAGCACCAGGGTAAGGTACCTAGTGAATTGGCTAGTGAATGCATTTGGTAGTCTTAAACACCCACATTCAGAAAACGGGGTTCATTTGGTTAAGATTTACGGGCCAAAAGTAAGAGTGGACCGAGGGCCCGTGGTCGCTTTTAATGTGTTCGATTGGAAAGGTGCGAAAATTGAGCCGATGCTAGTACAAAAATTGGCAGATAGACATAACATATCTCTTAGTTATGCAACTTTAAAACATATTACTTTTGTGGACAAGAGTATTGAAGAAAGGGAAAGATTAGTTCAGAACGAAGGTCTGAATAGCCCGTTGAACAAAAAGAAAGAAAAGTTAGATTTAGGGGTACCGGTTATTATGGCTACATTCAATTTTTTGACAAACTTTGAAGATGTTTACAGGTTGTGGGCGTTTGTTTCGAGGTTTTTAGATGCTGATTTTGTGGAGAAAGAGAGATGGAGATACATGGCGCTTAATCAAACAACCGTTGAAGTGTAG
- the LOC139848133 gene encoding uncharacterized protein isoform X2, with amino-acid sequence MSSPCIKELSRACFRRCCPTPLQGLPEKRTPEQTRSPSRYDFITATAFSLQPNAQFTDHESLPGLDWSFSNMKKAYPNYLETERADRIRNQEYGHLNSSKRITHGAQEQEFETVIKERIFRYMNISSDDYSLVFTANQSSAFKVLADSYPFHANRNLLTVYDHENEAVQTMIDSCRKRSGRVDTAVFSWPNMRIQSKRLRKSIVNKNKKKKKKRGLFVFPLQSKVTGSSYSYLWMSLAQENGWHICLDANGLGAKDMETLGLSLFQPDFLICSFYKVFGENPSGFGCLFIKKSRSSVLKNTAPSTDLVNIVQASNQPLFLQQSGSQEKGKNQDLEIKSISSITSSSTYNQEMFEIQEIGEEKKELSFSEVLKRDRFFDMAESRNNEASSSGVNSDIEFRGLDHADSIGLVLISTRVRYLVNWLVNAFGSLKHPHSENGVHLVKIYGPKVRVDRGPVVAFNVFDWKGAKIEPMLVQKLADRHNISLSYATLKHITFVDKSIEERERLVQNEGLNSPLNKKKEKLDLGVPVIMATFNFLTNFEDVYRLWAFVSRFLDADFVEKERWRYMALNQTTVEV; translated from the exons ATGAGTTCACCTTGTATCAAGGAACTCTCAAGAGCCTGTTTTCGACGTTGTTGCCCGACTCCATTACAAGGGCTGCCCGAAAAACGGACTCCCGAACAAACACGAAGTCCGTCCAGGTACGATTTCATTACTGCAACTGCTTTTTCGCTTCAACCGAATGCTCAATTTACAGACCATGAATCATTACCGGGCCTCGATTGGTCGTTTTCCAACATGAAAAAGGCGTACCCTAACTACTTAGAAACTGAACGGGCTGACCGAATCAGAAATCAAGAATACGGTCACCTGAATTCGTCGAAACGT ATTACACATGGTGCTCAAGAACAAGAATTTGAAACTGTTATTAAAGAAAGAATCTTTCGATACATGAACATTTCATCAGACGATTACTCATTAGTTTTTACAGCTAACCAATCATCTGCATTCAAAGTGTTGGCAGATTCTTATCCTTTTCATGCAAACAGAAATCTTTTGACTGTTTATGATCATGAAAACGAAGCTGTTCAAACCATGATTGATAGCTGCAGGAAAAGATCTGGGCGGGTGGATACAGCTGTGTTTTCATGGCCTAACATGAGAATTCAATCAAAAAGATTAAGGAAATCGATTGTTAACAagaacaaaaagaaaaagaaaaaaagaggACTTTTTGTTTTCCCGCTTCAGTCTAAGGTAACAGGATCGAGTTATTCGTATCTTTGGATGAGTTTGGCTCAAGAAAACGGGTGGCACATTTGTCTTGACGCAAACGGGTTAGGAGCCAAAGATATGGAGACATTGGGCCTATCTCTTTTTCAGCCCGATTTCCTTATTTGTTCATTCTACAAGGTTTTTGGAGAAAACCCGTCAGGATTCGGTTGTCTTTTTATTAAAAAATCGAGATCATCAGTGCTTAAAAACACTGCACCAAGCACGGATTTAGTTAATATCGTTCAGGCTTCGAACCAGCCTTTATTTCTACAACAATCAGGAAGTCAAGAAAAGGGGAAAAATCAAGACTTGGAAATAAAAAGCATTAGCTCGATCACATCATCATCAACATACAATCAAGAGATGTTTGAAATACAAGAAATTGGTGAAGAAAAAAAAGAATTATCATTTTCTGAAGTCTTGAAACGGGACAGGTTCTTCGACATGGCTGAATCAAGAAACAACGAAGCAAGCAGCAGTGGGGTCAACTCAGATATCGAGTTTCGTGGATTGGATCATGCAGATTCAATAGGTTTGGTACTGATTAGCACCAGGGTAAGGTACCTAGTGAATTGGCTAGTGAATGCATTTGGTAGTCTTAAACACCCACATTCAGAAAACGGGGTTCATTTGGTTAAGATTTACGGGCCAAAAGTAAGAGTGGACCGAGGGCCCGTGGTCGCTTTTAATGTGTTCGATTGGAAAGGTGCGAAAATTGAGCCGATGCTAGTACAAAAATTGGCAGATAGACATAACATATCTCTTAGTTATGCAACTTTAAAACATATTACTTTTGTGGACAAGAGTATTGAAGAAAGGGAAAGATTAGTTCAGAACGAAGGTCTGAATAGCCCGTTGAACAAAAAGAAAGAAAAGTTAGATTTAGGGGTACCGGTTATTATGGCTACATTCAATTTTTTGACAAACTTTGAAGATGTTTACAGGTTGTGGGCGTTTGTTTCGAGGTTTTTAGATGCTGATTTTGTGGAGAAAGAGAGATGGAGATACATGGCGCTTAATCAAACAACCGTTGAAGTGTAG
- the LOC139846683 gene encoding SPX domain-containing membrane protein At4g22990-like, which yields MVAFGKKLKDRQIEEWKGYYINYKLMKKKVKQYARQIEAGGLERRYVLKDFSRMLDNQIEKTVLFILEQQGLLASRLDGLGKQQDALQEEPDFAKISDLREAYRDVGRDLLKLLSFVEINAIGLRKILKKFDKRFGYRFTDYYVKTRANHPYSQLQQVFKHVGLGAVVGAISRNLAELEDRQGSYLSIYDQPALPLQDPVIDTIKAAVDRLSYSTNFLTFLGQHALIMQEDLPIPSEEQVDDQRYHFMSLLLNLANTFLYMVNTYIIVPTADDYSTSLGAAPTVCGIVIGAMAVAQIFSSVYFSAWSNKSYFRPLVFSSVALFIGNAMYAMAYDFNSITVLLLGRLFCGLGSARAVNRRYISDCVPLKIRMQASAGFVSASALGMACGPALAGLLQFKFKLYSMTIDQNTAPGWIMAFAWLFYLVWLWISFREPAHPTDEKPESESTSGPANSDVLEKGVTQPLLISSESHQDDEENEFDGSEETSEDIRAPVNSIGAAYRLLTPSVKVQLLIYFMLKYAMEILLSESSVVTTYYFNWTTGTVAIFLACLGLTVLPINVVVGSYISNMFEDRQILLVSEIVVCLGILMSFHVVIPYSVPQYVISGLIMFVAAEVLEGVNLSLLSRVMSSRLSRGTFNGGLLSTEAGTIARVIADATITLAGYVGESRLLNVTLLPSLMICIMSIVATCFTYNSLY from the exons ATGGTTGCTTTCGGGAAAAAGTTGAAGGACCGACAAATTGAAGAATGGAAAGG ATACTATATCAATTACAAGCTCATGAAGAAAAAGGTGAAGCAGTATGCTCGCCAAATTGAGGCTGGTGGACTTGAGCGCAGATACGTTCTCAAAGATTTTTCAAGAATGCTCGATAACCAG ATCGAGAAGACTGTTCTTTTCATATTGGAACAACAAGGGCTGCTTGCAAGCAGGCTAGATGGTCTCGGAAAACAGCAAGATGCTCTTCAAGAAGAGCCGGATTTTGCAAAAATATCCGATTTACGAGAAGCGTACAGAGACGTTGGAAGAGATTTATTAAAGCTCCTTTCTTTTGTTGAGATAAATGCCATTGGATTAAGAAAGATCCTTAAGAAGTTTGACAAGCGTTTTGGGTATAGATTTACTGATTATTATGTCAAGACTCGGGCTAATCATCCTTATTCCCAGCTGCAGCAAGTCTTTAAGCATGTG GGTTTAGGAGCTGTGGTGGGGGCCATATCTCGTAATCTCGCTGAACTTGAAGATCGTCAAGGAAGCTACTTATCAATTTATGATCAACCTGCTCTTCCTCTCCAG GATCCTGTTATCGACACCATTAAAGCAGCAGTTGACAGATTAAGTTACTCAACGAATTTCCTCACGTTTTTGGGACAACATGCTCTTATTATGCAAGAGGACTTACCGATACCTTCGGaggaacaagttgacgatcaacgCTACCATTTTATGTCACTTCTCTTGAATCTAGCAAACACGTTTCTTTATATGGTCAATACGTATATCATAGTTCCAACTGCTGATGATTACTCTACGAGTCTAGGAGCTGCACCAACTGTTTGTGGTATTGTTATTGGTGCAATGGCTGTTGCCCAAATATTCTCGTCGGTTTATTTTAGCGCTTGGTCAAACAAGTCTTACTTTAGACCCTTGGTCTTTAGCAGTGTAGCGTTGTTCATAGGGAACGCCATGTATGCAATGGCTTACGATTTTAACTCGATTACCGTGCTTTTACTTGGTCGCCTATTTTGTGG TCTTGGTTCAGCTAGAGCTGTAAACCGAAGATATATCAGCGATTGCGTGCCTCTTAAAATCCGGATGCAGGCTTCGGCGGGTTTCGTTAGTGCCAGTGCATTAGGAATGGCTTGCGGGCCCGCACTTGCAGGCTTGTTACAATTCAAATTCAAGTTATACAGTATGACCATTGACCAAAACACTGCGCCTGGTTGGATCATGGCGTTTGCATGGTTGTTTTATCTGGTTTGGTTATGGATCTCGTTTAGGGAACCCGCTCATCCAACAGATGAAAAGCCTGAATCCGAATCTACTTCTG GTCCAGCTAATAGTGATGTTCTTGAAAAGGGTGTAACGCAACCGTTACTTATAAGTTCCGAATCACACcaagatgatgaagaaaacgaaTTTGACGGTAGTGAAGAAACTTCTGAGGATATACGTGCACCTGTAAATTCGATTGGAGCAGCGTACAGATTACTCACACCTTCTGTGAAG GTTCAGCTGTTGATTTATTTCATGTTGAAGTACGCAATGGAGATTTTGTTATCGGAATCTAGTGTCGTTACTACGTATTACTTCAATTGGACTACTGGAACAGTAGCAATCTTTCTTGCGTGTCTTGGTTTGACTGTTCTTCCTATTAATGTTGTTGTCGGAAGCTACATTAGTAACATGTTTGAAGACAG ACAAATTTTACTCGTATCTGAAATCGTGGTGTGTCTTGGCATTCTCATGAGCTTTCACGTCGTTATTCCATATTCGGTCCCGCAATACGTCATCTCAGGACTCATCATGTTTGTCGCCGCAGAAGTATTAGAAG GTGTGAATTTGTCGCTATTGTCACGTGTGATGTCATCAAGACTCTCTCGTGGGACGTTTAACGGCGGGCTACTATCAACAGAAGCAGGAACCATTGCTCGAGTGATTGCTGATGCTACGATTACATTGGCTGGATATGTGGGTGAGAGCAGGCTCTTGAATGTGACTCTGTTACCGTCACTTATGATTTGCATAATGTCGATCGTTGCGACTTGTTTTACCTACAATTCTTTGTACTGA